From a single Alloactinosynnema sp. L-07 genomic region:
- a CDS encoding acyl-CoA dehydrogenase family protein, whose amino-acid sequence MDLRETGAQRALRQELRAYFAELLPEDERRDAGEGGAGGDRFREVVRLLGRDGWLGVGWPTEYGGQGRSIEEQYVFFDEVQRAGLPFPFVTVNTVGPTLMRFGTDEQKHRYLPGILRGDIVFAIGYTEPEAGTDLASLRTRAVRDGDEFVIDGSKVFTTGGNTADYVWLAARTNPDAPKHQGISIVIVPCADPGFSWSPIRTVGGMTVTATYYTGIRVPAANVVGPVDGGWALITAQLNHERVGLAALGGRMIQLWERVLAWAKDTGVIERPWVRHEFARTYAKLDAMRLMNWRMTAAVAEDTITGATAGAAKTYGTETHIDLQRTLTQILGAAGRVRPGSPGAVLGGQVEQLSRQGIVNTFGGGVNDVLRDMVATQGLGLPRLGRAK is encoded by the coding sequence ATGGACCTGCGTGAGACCGGCGCCCAGCGTGCGCTCCGCCAAGAACTGCGGGCCTACTTCGCCGAACTGCTCCCCGAAGACGAACGCCGTGACGCCGGTGAGGGCGGCGCGGGCGGCGACCGATTCCGTGAGGTCGTGCGCCTACTCGGCCGCGACGGCTGGCTGGGGGTCGGCTGGCCGACGGAGTACGGCGGCCAGGGGCGTTCGATCGAGGAGCAGTACGTGTTCTTCGACGAGGTCCAGCGCGCGGGCCTGCCGTTCCCGTTCGTCACCGTCAACACCGTCGGCCCGACCCTCATGCGTTTCGGCACCGACGAGCAGAAACACCGCTACCTGCCGGGCATTCTGCGCGGCGACATCGTCTTCGCCATCGGCTACACCGAGCCAGAGGCGGGCACCGACCTGGCCTCGCTGCGCACCCGCGCGGTGCGCGACGGCGACGAGTTCGTCATCGACGGGAGCAAGGTCTTCACCACCGGCGGCAACACCGCCGACTACGTCTGGCTCGCCGCCCGCACCAACCCGGACGCACCCAAGCACCAGGGCATCTCCATCGTGATCGTCCCATGTGCCGACCCCGGCTTCTCGTGGAGTCCGATCAGGACAGTCGGCGGGATGACCGTCACCGCCACCTACTACACCGGCATCCGGGTCCCGGCCGCCAACGTGGTCGGCCCGGTCGACGGCGGTTGGGCGCTGATCACCGCCCAGCTCAACCACGAGCGCGTCGGCCTGGCCGCGCTCGGCGGGCGGATGATCCAGCTGTGGGAGCGGGTGCTGGCCTGGGCCAAGGACACCGGCGTCATCGAACGCCCCTGGGTGCGCCACGAGTTCGCCCGCACCTACGCCAAGCTCGACGCGATGCGGCTGATGAACTGGCGGATGACCGCGGCCGTCGCCGAGGACACCATCACCGGCGCCACCGCCGGGGCAGCCAAGACCTACGGCACCGAGACCCACATCGATTTGCAGCGCACGCTGACCCAGATCCTCGGCGCCGCGGGCCGCGTCCGTCCCGGATCGCCGGGAGCGGTCCTCGGCGGCCAGGTCGAGCAGCTGTCGCGGCAAGGCATCGTCAACACCTTCGGCGGCGGGGTCAACGACGTCCTGCGCGACATGGTCGCCACCCAGGGACTCGGCCTGCCCCGGCTCGGGAGGGCCAAGTGA
- a CDS encoding TetR/AcrR family transcriptional regulator, whose translation MEHRVVQRVLSPARAATRDRLIEAAIALATEGGYDAVGIRAVAAAAEVSVPTAYQHVSSKDQLLIEALMTLGTRSTEALRKRKPRGDGPGDRVSRVFTNILRQAARKPLLYRALYRAYVAGGAELAALDGQVGYGPERATWIGETLRAGDLGGHTQDDLDAVAAVLSCLFLGAMVGVTTGRAPAEIITILDEAVRRLLPLPAKAAPA comes from the coding sequence ATGGAACACCGAGTCGTGCAGCGGGTGCTCTCCCCCGCCCGGGCCGCCACCCGCGACCGGCTGATCGAGGCCGCCATCGCCCTGGCCACCGAGGGCGGCTACGACGCGGTCGGCATCCGGGCCGTGGCGGCCGCGGCCGAGGTCTCGGTGCCCACCGCCTACCAGCACGTGAGCTCGAAGGACCAACTGCTGATCGAGGCCCTGATGACACTGGGCACCCGCTCGACCGAGGCACTGCGCAAGCGCAAGCCGCGCGGCGACGGCCCAGGCGACCGCGTCAGCCGCGTCTTCACCAACATCCTGCGCCAGGCCGCGCGGAAACCCCTGCTCTACCGCGCGCTCTACCGGGCCTATGTGGCCGGCGGCGCCGAGCTGGCCGCGCTGGACGGCCAAGTCGGCTACGGCCCCGAACGCGCGACCTGGATCGGCGAGACCCTGCGCGCGGGCGACCTCGGCGGCCACACCCAGGACGACCTCGACGCCGTCGCGGCCGTCCTGAGCTGCCTGTTCCTCGGCGCCATGGTCGGCGTCACCACCGGCCGCGCACCCGCCGAGATCATCACCATCCTGGACGAGGCGGTCCGCAGACTGCTGCCGCTGCCCGCGAAGGCAGCACCAGCGTAA
- a CDS encoding dihydrofolate reductase family protein: MKLTVHTFVSFDGVMQGPGAPEEDPSGGFTLGGWLVPHVDDDFGRVVDHWFGHADEILLGRSTYDMMYPFWSQITEPDNVVATKLNMLPKHVVSTTLTDPAWNNTTVIASDVVAAVAALKDRPGRELQVHGSWRLVRTLHDAGLVDEYRVLVFPVVLGMGKRLFPEGATPSGLTLVHSEATSTGVTYHVLLPRPLTAGTITIEDGAEVLHTP, translated from the coding sequence ATTAAGCTCACCGTCCACACCTTCGTGTCCTTCGACGGTGTCATGCAGGGCCCGGGCGCCCCGGAGGAGGATCCCAGCGGTGGGTTCACCCTCGGCGGCTGGCTGGTCCCGCACGTCGACGACGACTTCGGCCGCGTCGTGGACCACTGGTTCGGCCACGCCGACGAGATCCTGCTTGGCCGGTCCACCTACGACATGATGTACCCCTTCTGGAGCCAGATCACCGAGCCGGACAACGTGGTGGCCACGAAGCTGAACATGCTTCCCAAACATGTCGTGTCGACGACGTTGACCGATCCGGCCTGGAACAACACGACCGTGATCGCCTCGGATGTGGTGGCCGCGGTCGCCGCGCTCAAGGATCGGCCGGGTCGAGAGTTGCAGGTGCACGGCAGCTGGCGGTTGGTGCGCACTCTGCATGACGCGGGCCTGGTCGACGAGTACCGGGTGCTGGTGTTCCCCGTGGTGCTGGGTATGGGCAAGCGCCTGTTCCCCGAGGGCGCCACCCCGTCCGGTCTCACCCTGGTCCACAGTGAGGCCACCAGCACCGGCGTCACCTACCACGTACTGTTGCCGCGACCGCTCACCGCGGGGACGATCACCATCGAGGACGGCGCTGAAGTCCTCCACACGCCCTAG
- a CDS encoding APC family permease, whose product MSASPELAIPAAIESPVQPKQPTSGLARWLFRHHVAPVGPETEEGHAKPQSWWKVMCLTGVDYFSTLSYLPAIAALAAGALSPLATLLIVALTLFGMLPMYRRVAKESPHGQGSVSMLENLLPFWRGKLFVLALLGFVATSWIITITLSAADASVHMVENPSFPGFLHGNEVTITVILLLILGAVFLLGFSEAVGVAIPLVAVFLLLNAVIVGAGVVELFDNPEALSRWTDALTEGRGGLMDVVWPAVVAFPLLVLGLSGFETGVSMMPLVAAEGKTPEERLNDRIRNTRKLLTVAALIMSVYLIATSFVTTVLIPANEFQPGGKANGRAMAYLGHEQLGGVFGTAYDISSILILWFAGASAMAGLINIVPRYLPSYGMAPEWSRSVRPVVIVYTVVSIGITIAFGADVNAQAGAYATGILAMMVSGAFAVTVSAFRRKQRTATIGFTVLTLVMLYALVENIIEKPDGIAISAAFIAGILVISLISRVSRTTELRAERIEFDEAARRFVTDTLAHDNRITLIANKRQAGDAAEYAEKENEQRGMNPVPGTADVMFLEIDVTDPSQFSGVLTVRGVEIDGHRILRAESPAVPNAVAAILFALRDTTGVRPHCHFEWSEGSPLHHVFRYLLLGQGDTAPVVREILRKHEPDPSLRPGVHVG is encoded by the coding sequence GTGAGTGCTTCGCCCGAACTGGCGATCCCGGCCGCCATCGAGAGCCCCGTGCAGCCGAAACAGCCGACCAGCGGCCTGGCCCGCTGGCTGTTCCGCCACCACGTCGCCCCAGTCGGCCCGGAGACCGAGGAAGGGCACGCCAAGCCGCAGTCCTGGTGGAAGGTCATGTGCCTGACCGGCGTGGACTACTTCTCCACCCTGTCGTACCTGCCCGCCATCGCCGCGCTCGCCGCCGGGGCGCTCTCCCCGCTGGCGACGCTGCTGATCGTGGCGCTGACGCTGTTCGGGATGCTGCCGATGTATCGGCGGGTGGCCAAGGAGAGCCCGCACGGGCAAGGGTCCGTGTCGATGCTGGAGAACCTGCTCCCGTTCTGGCGGGGCAAGCTGTTCGTCTTGGCGCTGCTCGGCTTCGTGGCCACCTCGTGGATCATCACCATCACGCTGTCGGCGGCCGACGCGAGCGTGCACATGGTGGAGAATCCGAGCTTCCCCGGCTTCCTGCACGGCAACGAGGTGACGATCACCGTCATCCTGCTGCTCATCCTCGGCGCGGTGTTCCTGCTGGGCTTCAGCGAGGCCGTCGGCGTCGCGATCCCGCTGGTCGCGGTCTTCCTGCTGCTCAACGCCGTCATCGTCGGCGCGGGCGTGGTCGAGCTGTTCGACAACCCGGAGGCACTGTCCCGCTGGACCGACGCGCTCACCGAGGGTCGCGGCGGTCTGATGGACGTCGTCTGGCCCGCTGTGGTCGCGTTCCCGCTGCTGGTGCTCGGTTTGTCCGGTTTCGAGACCGGCGTGAGCATGATGCCGCTGGTCGCCGCCGAGGGGAAGACCCCGGAGGAACGGCTCAACGACCGCATCCGCAACACCCGCAAGCTGCTCACCGTGGCCGCGCTGATCATGTCGGTCTATCTCATCGCGACCAGCTTCGTGACCACCGTGCTCATCCCGGCCAACGAGTTCCAACCGGGCGGCAAGGCCAACGGTCGCGCGATGGCCTACCTGGGCCACGAACAGCTCGGCGGGGTCTTCGGCACCGCCTACGACATCAGCAGCATCCTGATCCTGTGGTTCGCGGGCGCGTCGGCGATGGCCGGTCTGATCAACATCGTGCCCCGCTACCTGCCCTCCTACGGCATGGCGCCCGAATGGAGCCGGTCGGTCCGACCGGTCGTGATCGTCTACACGGTGGTCAGCATCGGCATCACCATCGCCTTCGGCGCCGACGTCAACGCCCAAGCAGGCGCCTACGCCACCGGAATCCTGGCGATGATGGTCTCCGGCGCGTTCGCGGTGACGGTCTCGGCCTTCCGCAGGAAACAGCGCACCGCCACCATCGGTTTTACCGTGCTCACCCTGGTGATGCTCTACGCACTGGTCGAGAACATCATCGAGAAGCCCGACGGCATCGCCATCTCGGCGGCCTTCATCGCGGGCATCCTGGTGATCTCCTTGATCTCCCGGGTCTCCCGCACCACCGAACTGCGGGCCGAGCGCATCGAGTTCGACGAAGCCGCCCGCCGGTTCGTCACCGACACCCTCGCCCACGACAACCGGATCACCCTCATCGCCAACAAACGCCAAGCGGGCGACGCGGCCGAGTACGCGGAGAAGGAGAACGAACAGCGCGGCATGAACCCGGTCCCGGGCACCGCCGACGTGATGTTCCTGGAGATCGACGTCACCGACCCCTCGCAGTTCAGCGGCGTGCTGACGGTGCGCGGCGTCGAGATCGACGGCCACCGCATCCTGCGCGCCGAAAGCCCGGCCGTACCCAACGCCGTCGCCGCGATCCTGTTCGCTTTGCGCGACACCACCGGCGTGCGGCCACACTGCCACTTCGAATGGTCCGAGGGCAGCCCACTGCACCACGTCTTCCGGTACCTGCTGCTCGGCCAGGGCGACACCGCACCAGTCGTCCGCGAGATCCTGCGCAAACACGAACCGGACCCGTCGCTGCGTCCCGGGGTCCACGTGGGCTGA
- a CDS encoding SigE family RNA polymerase sigma factor: MARGDTEFVEFVRAASGRLLHAAYLLTSDRHQAEDIVQTALARSYAAWSRIRDQDPYAYTRKTMVNHVIDRWRRPMREHPAEVVPEQAVAGGQGVVVERDWLMDMLDGLTPRERSVVVLRHYFDLPEADVASELRISVGTVKSTNARALGKLRTSTANGGRR; encoded by the coding sequence ATGGCGCGAGGTGACACGGAGTTCGTCGAGTTCGTGCGAGCCGCGTCCGGCAGGCTGCTGCACGCCGCCTACCTGTTGACCAGCGACCGGCACCAGGCGGAGGACATCGTGCAGACCGCGTTGGCCCGCAGCTACGCGGCCTGGTCACGCATCCGCGACCAGGACCCGTACGCCTACACCCGCAAGACCATGGTCAACCACGTCATCGACCGCTGGCGCAGACCGATGCGCGAGCACCCGGCCGAGGTGGTGCCCGAGCAGGCGGTCGCGGGCGGGCAGGGCGTGGTGGTGGAACGGGACTGGCTCATGGACATGCTCGACGGGCTCACCCCGCGTGAGCGGTCAGTGGTGGTGCTGCGGCACTACTTCGATCTCCCGGAGGCCGATGTGGCCAGTGAGCTGCGGATCTCGGTCGGCACGGTCAAGAGCACCAACGCCCGCGCGTTGGGCAAACTGCGGACCAGCACCGCGAACGGAGGCAGGCGATGA